A genomic window from Caldalkalibacillus salinus includes:
- the ilvC gene encoding ketol-acid reductoisomerase: MAKMYYDDQVSLSVLEGKTVAVVGYGSQGHAQAQNLRDSGISVVVGLREGRSWDQAVEDGFVVASPKEAAAQADVIMVLLPDEVQAKVYAQELQSELVPGKALLFSHGFNIHFSQIVPPQGVDVALIAPKSPGHLVRRVFEAGGGVPGLVGVYQDESGKAKELALAYAKGIGCTRAGVIETTFKEETETDLFGEQAVLCGGVTALIKSGFETLTEAGYQPEVAYFECLHEMKLIVDLLYEGGLSYMRYSISDTAQYGDFMVGDRIVTEETKQEMKKVLQEIQDGQFAKSWILENQANRPVFKAIQAKEEQHDIEKVGKELRDMMSWIKDKKVPQEVK; the protein is encoded by the coding sequence ATGGCAAAAATGTATTATGACGATCAAGTTTCATTGAGTGTGCTAGAAGGAAAAACGGTAGCAGTTGTCGGTTATGGGAGTCAAGGGCACGCTCAGGCACAGAACCTACGCGACAGTGGTATCTCGGTCGTAGTCGGACTCAGAGAAGGACGGTCTTGGGACCAGGCGGTTGAAGATGGCTTTGTGGTTGCGTCACCAAAGGAAGCAGCAGCACAAGCTGACGTCATCATGGTCTTACTGCCGGATGAAGTACAGGCAAAAGTATACGCTCAAGAATTGCAAAGTGAATTAGTACCGGGGAAAGCACTACTATTCTCCCACGGCTTCAACATTCACTTCTCACAAATCGTCCCGCCACAAGGTGTTGACGTCGCTTTAATTGCACCGAAAAGCCCAGGTCATTTGGTCCGTAGGGTTTTCGAAGCGGGTGGTGGTGTTCCCGGATTAGTGGGTGTTTATCAAGATGAGAGCGGAAAGGCTAAAGAACTTGCATTGGCGTATGCAAAAGGGATTGGCTGTACGAGGGCTGGCGTCATTGAAACGACGTTTAAGGAAGAGACTGAAACTGATTTGTTTGGAGAGCAGGCCGTGCTATGTGGCGGTGTGACGGCCCTTATTAAATCAGGTTTTGAAACGTTAACGGAAGCAGGATATCAGCCTGAAGTTGCCTATTTTGAGTGTTTACACGAGATGAAACTGATCGTTGATTTACTCTATGAAGGTGGTCTGTCGTACATGAGATACTCAATCTCAGATACAGCGCAGTACGGAGATTTTATGGTCGGTGACCGTATCGTGACAGAAGAAACGAAGCAAGAAATGAAAAAGGTTCTACAGGAGATTCAGGACGGGCAATTTGCGAAGAGTTGGATACTAGAGAATCAAGCGAATCGCCCGGTATTTAAAGCAATCCAAGCGAAGGAAGAACAACATGACATTGAAAAGGTCGGAAAAGAACTAAGGGACATGATGAGTTGGATTAAGGATAAAAAAGTCCCTCAGGAGGTGAAATAA
- the ilvB gene encoding biosynthetic-type acetolactate synthase large subunit: MTTKVKTRTMSEETHGSLKSKPIRGAEMIFESLEREKVEVIFGYPGGAALHIYDALYQTNMKHILARHEQGAIHMAEGYARVTGQPGVVIATSGPGATNLVTGLADAYMDSLPLVVLTGQVASGAIGTDAFQEADVLGITMPITKHNMQVRDLNDLPRMIKEAFYIATNGRKGPVLIDIPKDISGGEASYEYPEKVSLRGFKPTTVPNILQVRRMKEAVAQAKKPLILAGAGVLHAKGHQELVTYAEQAQVPVTHTLLGLGAMPAGHPQFLGMCGMHGTYTANMAIQEADLLISIGARFDDRVTGRLDQFAPHAKVIHIDVDPAEIGKNVPTEIPIVGDAKQTLSMLLEEDVVSAQSSEWMKQLNKWQETYPLWYEDDEATLKPQKVLETFSELTDGEAIVTTDVGQHQMWVAQYYQFKQPNRWVSSGGLGTMGFGFPSAIGAALSQPDHPVYAVVGDGGFQMNIQELATVKDYNIPVKTIVLNNGSLGMVRQWQEVFYEKRYSESMLNQNPDFAKVSESFGVKGLRVTTIKEFEEAITHSLNYDGPMVIDVAITPGENVFPMVSPGTALHEMVGISKGGM, from the coding sequence ATGACAACCAAGGTAAAAACGAGAACGATGAGTGAGGAGACACATGGATCTCTCAAGTCTAAACCCATACGTGGAGCAGAAATGATTTTTGAGAGTTTGGAAAGAGAGAAGGTAGAGGTTATCTTTGGCTATCCAGGTGGAGCCGCACTGCATATCTATGATGCCCTTTACCAAACGAACATGAAACATATTTTAGCTCGTCATGAGCAGGGCGCTATCCATATGGCAGAGGGGTACGCCAGAGTGACAGGTCAACCCGGTGTCGTCATTGCGACGTCCGGACCAGGGGCAACGAACTTAGTAACAGGCTTAGCAGACGCTTATATGGACTCACTCCCCCTTGTGGTCCTAACGGGTCAGGTGGCGAGTGGCGCCATTGGGACGGATGCTTTTCAAGAGGCGGATGTCCTAGGAATTACCATGCCCATCACCAAACATAACATGCAGGTTAGAGATTTAAACGATTTGCCTCGTATGATAAAAGAAGCGTTCTATATTGCCACAAACGGCCGAAAAGGACCGGTACTCATTGATATACCGAAGGATATATCCGGTGGTGAGGCGTCATACGAGTATCCTGAAAAAGTCTCTCTAAGAGGATTTAAACCGACCACTGTCCCAAACATATTACAAGTTCGTCGAATGAAAGAGGCCGTGGCACAAGCTAAAAAACCTCTGATTTTAGCCGGGGCAGGCGTTTTACACGCCAAGGGCCACCAAGAACTGGTGACCTACGCTGAGCAAGCACAGGTACCCGTCACTCACACGTTACTAGGATTGGGCGCGATGCCGGCAGGTCATCCACAGTTTCTAGGCATGTGTGGCATGCATGGAACTTATACCGCCAACATGGCTATACAGGAGGCCGATCTGCTGATATCTATTGGGGCAAGGTTTGACGATAGAGTAACGGGGAGACTTGATCAATTCGCTCCTCACGCGAAGGTCATTCACATTGATGTAGATCCAGCTGAGATCGGTAAAAATGTCCCTACTGAAATACCTATTGTAGGGGATGCGAAGCAAACGCTATCCATGTTGTTAGAGGAGGACGTGGTATCGGCACAGTCTTCTGAATGGATGAAACAGTTAAACAAGTGGCAGGAAACTTATCCTCTGTGGTACGAAGACGATGAAGCGACACTTAAACCACAGAAAGTTTTAGAGACATTCAGTGAGCTGACAGATGGAGAAGCGATTGTCACCACAGACGTAGGACAGCATCAGATGTGGGTCGCGCAATACTATCAGTTTAAGCAGCCTAATCGCTGGGTCAGTTCAGGCGGGCTTGGCACCATGGGTTTTGGTTTCCCTTCTGCTATAGGAGCGGCATTGTCACAGCCTGACCATCCCGTTTACGCTGTCGTAGGTGATGGAGGGTTCCAGATGAACATTCAAGAGCTAGCAACAGTAAAGGATTACAACATACCTGTCAAAACCATTGTTTTAAATAACGGGTCCCTAGGGATGGTCCGACAATGGCAAGAGGTTTTTTACGAGAAACGCTACTCTGAATCAATGCTGAACCAGAATCCTGACTTTGCAAAAGTGTCTGAATCGTTCGGCGTCAAAGGTTTGCGCGTGACAACGATAAAAGAATTTGAAGAAGCCATTACCCACAGTTTGAACTATGATGGCCCCATGGTGATTGATGTCGCCATTACACCTGGTGAAAATGTATTCCCGATGGTGTCTCCTGGGACTGCTTTACATGAGATGGTTGGTATTTCGAAGGGGGGAATGTAA
- a CDS encoding 2-isopropylmalate synthase yields the protein MRQIAVFDTTLRDGEQSPGVNLNLEEKLEIAQQLERLGVDVIEAGFPAASPGDLESTKAVAHALKNTSVAGLARANHKDIDAAWEALKDGVKPRLHLFLATSPIHREHKLQMSQDQVIEKAVDCVKYASRYFKDIEFSAEDAGRTELPFLRDVFTAVIEAGAKVVNVPDTVGYMTPEEYGNVFRYLKENVPNIDQAVLSAHCHDDLGMAVANSLAAVQNGADQVEGTINGIGERAGNAALEEIAVALQIRKDFYEAQTTLTLEQLARTSKVVSSLTDFEVPRNKAVVGANAFAHEAGIHQDGMLKERTTYEIISPQMVGYDATQLVLGKHSGRHALKERLEFLGYSVSEEHLKEVFKKFKGLADKKKQVLDEDIIALLRESTRSQDQDQYALEYIHVSYMNSIATATIKLQTPEGVSVEEAAIGSGSVEAIYNTIERMVSMNIHLLDYKIRSLSKGRDALAEVQVTVSYEGMTGTGKGVDHDVLGASTKAFVDSINRLRKMSKPKQFMEDKEEEETTHCVLDSFN from the coding sequence ATGAGACAAATTGCTGTCTTTGACACGACCCTCCGAGACGGAGAGCAGTCACCAGGCGTCAACTTAAATTTGGAAGAGAAACTAGAGATTGCCCAACAACTAGAAAGGTTAGGGGTGGACGTGATAGAAGCTGGGTTTCCGGCAGCTTCCCCCGGAGACCTAGAATCGACAAAGGCAGTTGCTCACGCATTGAAAAATACGAGTGTCGCAGGGCTAGCACGCGCCAATCACAAGGACATAGACGCGGCGTGGGAAGCGTTGAAAGACGGCGTGAAACCGAGGTTGCATCTGTTCTTGGCGACCTCTCCTATCCACCGCGAGCACAAGCTGCAAATGAGCCAGGACCAAGTCATAGAGAAAGCCGTAGATTGTGTGAAATACGCCTCACGTTACTTCAAAGATATAGAGTTCAGTGCAGAAGATGCAGGGAGAACTGAGCTGCCCTTCTTGCGAGATGTTTTCACAGCTGTGATTGAAGCAGGGGCCAAAGTTGTCAACGTCCCTGATACAGTGGGGTATATGACACCTGAAGAGTATGGGAACGTCTTTCGTTATTTGAAAGAGAATGTACCCAATATAGATCAAGCGGTGCTAAGTGCTCACTGTCATGATGACCTTGGGATGGCAGTGGCTAACAGCTTAGCGGCTGTCCAAAATGGGGCAGACCAGGTGGAAGGCACGATCAACGGCATTGGAGAAAGAGCGGGTAACGCCGCACTTGAAGAAATTGCTGTGGCGCTCCAAATTAGAAAAGATTTTTACGAAGCACAGACGACATTAACGCTTGAACAACTAGCGAGAACAAGCAAGGTTGTGTCTAGCTTAACGGACTTCGAGGTTCCTCGAAATAAAGCGGTGGTCGGAGCCAATGCCTTTGCTCATGAAGCGGGTATCCATCAAGATGGCATGCTCAAAGAGCGTACAACATACGAAATCATTTCACCTCAAATGGTGGGATATGATGCGACACAGCTCGTTCTTGGCAAGCACTCCGGACGTCATGCTCTGAAGGAGCGCCTAGAATTCTTGGGCTACTCGGTGAGTGAGGAACACCTAAAAGAAGTGTTTAAGAAATTCAAAGGGCTGGCAGATAAAAAGAAACAAGTATTGGATGAAGATATTATCGCCCTGCTCCGTGAAAGTACTCGATCACAGGATCAAGATCAGTACGCACTAGAGTATATTCACGTCTCATACATGAACTCGATTGCCACAGCGACGATTAAGTTACAAACACCTGAGGGTGTCAGTGTAGAGGAAGCGGCCATTGGCTCAGGAAGTGTTGAGGCAATATATAACACGATCGAGCGCATGGTGAGTATGAATATCCATTTGTTAGATTACAAGATACGCTCTCTTTCTAAAGGGCGAGATGCACTAGCGGAAGTGCAAGTGACCGTATCATATGAAGGAATGACAGGAACAGGAAAAGGTGTGGACCACGATGTACTTGGCGCTAGTACCAAAGCCTTTGTCGATAGTATCAATAGATTAAGAAAAATGAGTAAACCTAAACAGTTTATGGAAGATAAAGAGGAAGAGGAGACCACTCACTGTGTTCTAGATTCATTTAATTAA
- the ilvN gene encoding acetolactate synthase small subunit — MRRVVSVIVNNSSGVLARLSGLFARRSFNIESLTVGTTEDPTLSRVTLVVHGDVATTEQVIKQLYKLVDVLKVTDLTEEKMMARELMLIKVTVNHQTRQEINHLIEPFRASVVDVGRESITVQTTGDIEKNEALIDLLRPFGIKELARTGVTAMARSQQKVHPVQQLLT; from the coding sequence ATGCGAAGAGTCGTATCTGTCATTGTTAACAATTCTTCGGGCGTACTGGCGCGATTATCTGGCTTATTCGCTCGACGAAGTTTTAACATCGAGAGCTTAACGGTAGGGACGACCGAGGATCCAACACTCTCGAGGGTGACCCTTGTCGTACACGGAGACGTTGCGACAACGGAACAAGTGATTAAGCAGTTATATAAATTAGTGGACGTACTGAAAGTAACCGACCTCACAGAAGAGAAAATGATGGCGCGGGAATTAATGTTAATTAAAGTCACCGTTAATCATCAAACGAGACAAGAAATTAACCATCTCATTGAACCATTCCGAGCGTCAGTAGTCGACGTTGGAAGGGAGTCAATCACTGTTCAGACCACAGGTGATATAGAAAAAAACGAGGCGTTAATAGATTTGCTTCGACCCTTTGGAATTAAGGAACTAGCAAGAACGGGTGTGACTGCAATGGCGAGAAGCCAGCAGAAAGTTCATCCGGTGCAGCAACTATTGACTTAA
- the ilvE gene encoding branched-chain-amino-acid transaminase, whose protein sequence is MGERLIYMSGKYVPFSEAKVSVFDHGFLYGDGIFEGLRVYEGNIFKCREHLVRLYESAKSIMLDIPLSIDELEDLVAETVRVNELENAYIRLVVSRGKGDLGIDPFNCPEPEIIIIADQVRLFPDELYEEGLDIVTVPTRRNTPDALNPKIKSLNYLNNVLVKIEAKRAGVLEALMLNHDGYVCEGSGDNIFLVKRGKLITPPGYLGALEGITRQTVIDIAEEKGYVVKEEPFTRHDVYVADEAFLTGTAAEVIPVVSVDSRKINDGTPGEVTKEMIQAFRQAVTRLGRHVYPEKKVNVSAS, encoded by the coding sequence ATGGGGGAACGTTTAATATATATGTCAGGTAAATACGTGCCTTTTTCCGAGGCAAAGGTATCTGTGTTCGATCATGGTTTTCTATATGGCGATGGCATTTTTGAAGGGTTACGTGTCTATGAAGGTAACATATTTAAGTGCCGTGAGCATCTCGTACGTTTATATGAATCAGCGAAGTCGATCATGTTAGATATTCCACTAAGCATTGATGAACTAGAAGACCTTGTAGCGGAAACGGTACGTGTAAATGAATTGGAGAACGCCTATATCAGATTAGTGGTCTCTAGAGGGAAAGGAGACCTGGGCATCGACCCGTTTAACTGTCCAGAACCTGAGATCATCATCATCGCAGATCAAGTTCGTTTATTCCCGGATGAACTTTATGAGGAAGGCTTAGATATCGTGACAGTACCCACCAGAAGAAATACACCAGATGCGTTGAATCCTAAGATTAAATCACTTAACTATTTAAATAACGTGCTCGTTAAAATTGAAGCAAAACGTGCTGGCGTACTAGAGGCCCTTATGTTGAACCATGACGGTTATGTATGTGAGGGAAGCGGGGACAATATTTTTCTCGTGAAGCGTGGAAAGCTCATCACACCTCCTGGATACCTTGGAGCTTTAGAAGGGATTACCAGACAGACCGTCATCGATATTGCGGAAGAAAAAGGCTATGTCGTGAAGGAAGAACCGTTTACGAGACATGACGTCTACGTGGCGGATGAAGCCTTCCTCACAGGTACAGCAGCTGAAGTCATCCCAGTTGTTTCAGTGGATAGCCGTAAAATTAACGATGGAACACCGGGTGAAGTTACAAAAGAAATGATCCAAGCCTTCCGTCAAGCGGTGACACGTCTAGGCAGACACGTTTACCCTGAGAAAAAAGTCAATGTTTCCGCTTCCTAA
- the leuC gene encoding 3-isopropylmalate dehydratase large subunit — protein sequence MSTDKKTLFEKIWDRHVVVEEPNQPSILYIDLHLIHEVTSPQAFEGLRLNNRKVRRPDLTYATMDHNVPTKGLPTVKDPVSKKQMSTLEKNCQEFDIPLFDLDHPDQGIVHVIGPELGLTWPGKTIVCGDSHTSTHGAFGALSFGIGTSEVEHVLATQCLPQSKPKTMEVHFKGDRPNGISAKDMILGLIAKYGTDFATGCVIEYTGAVLSDLSMEERMTICNMSIEGGARAGLMAPDETTYSYLKGRRYAPAADVFEKAVESWEALKTDPGAQYDDRVELDLSTLAPQVTWGTSPGLGTGVNENVPSPTDYDNPTEQKAVELALEYMDLKPGTPMSEINIDRVFIGSCTNGRIEDLRAAAKIVQGYTVSEHVQAMVVPGSKTVKMLAEEEGLDKVFTKAGFEWRDAGCSMCLAMNDDVLQPGERCASTSNRNFEGRQGKGGRTHLVSPMMAAAAAIKGHFVDVRQWNFKTQTVQETNGVETQ from the coding sequence ATGAGCACCGATAAGAAAACACTATTTGAAAAGATATGGGATAGACATGTGGTTGTAGAGGAGCCAAACCAACCTAGTATTCTTTATATCGATTTACATCTCATTCATGAAGTCACTTCGCCACAGGCATTCGAAGGGCTCCGACTCAATAACAGGAAGGTGCGCCGTCCAGATCTCACTTATGCCACCATGGACCACAACGTACCGACTAAAGGTTTACCTACAGTCAAAGATCCGGTCTCTAAAAAACAAATGAGCACGTTAGAAAAGAACTGTCAGGAGTTTGACATTCCTTTGTTTGACCTCGATCACCCTGATCAAGGGATTGTTCACGTTATTGGACCTGAGCTAGGTTTAACCTGGCCTGGTAAGACAATCGTGTGTGGAGACAGCCATACATCTACACACGGTGCCTTTGGTGCACTCTCATTTGGTATAGGCACTAGCGAAGTTGAACATGTCTTAGCGACACAATGTTTACCTCAGTCTAAGCCTAAAACGATGGAGGTTCACTTTAAGGGAGACAGACCAAACGGGATCAGTGCAAAGGATATGATACTCGGCCTCATCGCCAAATATGGTACAGACTTTGCCACTGGTTGTGTCATTGAGTACACAGGCGCTGTCCTATCCGATTTATCAATGGAAGAACGCATGACCATCTGTAATATGTCTATCGAGGGGGGCGCTCGAGCAGGATTGATGGCCCCTGACGAAACGACCTATTCTTATCTCAAAGGAAGACGATACGCCCCAGCTGCAGATGTTTTTGAGAAAGCTGTTGAAAGTTGGGAAGCATTGAAGACGGACCCAGGTGCCCAATATGATGACCGGGTAGAGCTAGATCTATCAACACTAGCGCCACAAGTCACTTGGGGCACCAGTCCAGGACTCGGTACGGGAGTTAATGAAAACGTACCGTCCCCTACAGACTATGACAACCCTACAGAACAAAAAGCTGTCGAATTAGCCCTTGAGTATATGGATCTTAAACCAGGCACACCGATGTCAGAGATTAACATTGATCGTGTCTTTATTGGCTCATGTACAAATGGGCGTATAGAGGATCTTCGTGCAGCAGCCAAAATTGTCCAAGGGTATACCGTATCAGAACACGTTCAAGCAATGGTTGTCCCGGGTTCTAAAACAGTTAAAATGTTAGCGGAAGAAGAAGGGCTTGATAAAGTCTTTACAAAGGCTGGATTTGAGTGGAGAGATGCTGGATGTAGCATGTGCCTGGCTATGAATGATGACGTTTTGCAGCCGGGTGAGCGCTGTGCTTCAACGTCTAACCGTAACTTTGAAGGAAGACAAGGTAAGGGCGGTCGTACACACCTAGTCAGCCCTATGATGGCAGCAGCAGCTGCTATTAAGGGCCATTTCGTGGATGTGAGACAGTGGAACTTCAAAACCCAAACTGTTCAAGAGACCAATGGTGTGGAAACGCAGTAG
- the leuB gene encoding 3-isopropylmalate dehydrogenase, which translates to MKKKIMILPGDGIGPEVAQEGRRVLEHVGRHFGHSFEINEGLIGGHSLDTYGEPLTDEVLQQCKDADAVLLGAVGGPKWDQNPGELRPEKALLKLRKELGLFANLRPVEVLAPLATASPLKKEIVADVDLLVVRELTGGLYFGKKEQGQTPGGENWAVDELIYSEHEVERIAHVAFQTARKRRNKVTSVDKANVLESSRLWRATVERVHTEYPDVELEHMLVDNAAMQLIRSPKQFDVVVTENMFGDILSDEASVLAGSIGLMPSASLSASAGLGLYESVHGSAPDIAGQEKANPLATILSVAMLLRHSFDLNPEAQLIEKAVKQVIKDGYRTLDIGQGETVGETQVLGTTDMTDAVISRLDQSITQTEKVK; encoded by the coding sequence ATGAAAAAAAAGATCATGATTTTACCCGGAGATGGGATCGGACCAGAAGTTGCACAGGAAGGACGTAGGGTATTAGAACATGTGGGTCGGCACTTTGGTCACTCATTTGAAATAAATGAAGGTCTCATTGGTGGCCACTCACTGGACACATATGGCGAACCGTTAACAGATGAAGTGCTACAGCAGTGTAAGGACGCAGACGCCGTCCTGTTAGGGGCCGTAGGGGGGCCAAAATGGGATCAAAATCCCGGGGAGTTAAGGCCAGAGAAAGCCCTATTAAAGTTAAGAAAAGAACTAGGCCTATTCGCAAATCTACGTCCAGTAGAAGTTTTGGCCCCGTTAGCGACTGCCTCCCCGTTAAAAAAAGAGATCGTAGCTGACGTTGATCTCCTTGTTGTAAGGGAACTGACAGGTGGTTTGTATTTCGGTAAAAAAGAACAGGGCCAGACACCAGGTGGTGAAAATTGGGCTGTTGACGAACTTATTTATAGTGAACATGAAGTAGAGAGAATTGCACATGTTGCTTTCCAGACGGCAAGAAAGAGAAGAAATAAAGTGACATCCGTTGATAAAGCTAACGTTTTAGAGTCTAGCCGATTATGGCGTGCCACTGTAGAGCGTGTGCATACTGAATATCCCGATGTTGAACTAGAACACATGCTAGTGGATAACGCGGCCATGCAGCTCATTCGCTCACCGAAACAATTTGATGTTGTCGTAACAGAAAATATGTTTGGAGACATCCTCAGTGATGAAGCGTCCGTTTTAGCAGGATCGATAGGATTAATGCCATCTGCTAGCTTATCTGCTTCAGCAGGTCTAGGCTTATACGAATCGGTGCATGGGAGCGCACCAGATATTGCAGGGCAGGAAAAAGCGAATCCATTGGCCACGATTTTATCAGTTGCGATGTTACTGCGTCATTCATTCGACTTAAACCCGGAAGCACAACTCATTGAGAAGGCAGTTAAACAAGTGATTAAAGATGGTTACCGTACACTAGATATCGGCCAAGGTGAGACAGTTGGTGAGACTCAGGTATTAGGAACAACGGACATGACCGACGCTGTCATCAGTCGTTTAGATCAGTCCATCACACAAACGGAGAAAGTTAAATAG